In Hermetia illucens chromosome 5, iHerIll2.2.curated.20191125, whole genome shotgun sequence, a single window of DNA contains:
- the LOC119657421 gene encoding 5-hydroxyisourate hydrolase isoform X2: MDVHQRYIIRVTTEPVSAPSSPSSSDMPSHKSLTISTHILDTSRGRAATNVPVTLFKLENDIWKQISQNVTNQDGRAPGLVPNGDLTVGLYKLHFDTAEYFKQTTTRFLYPFVEIVFNCDELGHYHIPLLLNPFGYSTYRGT, translated from the exons ATGGACGTCCATCAACGATACATAATTAGAGTGACAACTGAACCT GTCTCTGCACCGTCATCACCATCCAGCAGCGATATGCCATCCCATAAAAGTCTTACAATATCAACACATATTTTGGATACATCGCGAGGTAGAGCAGCAACGAACGTACCTGTAACACTTTTTAAATTAGAAAACGATATTTGGAAGCAAATAAGTCAAAATGTGACCAATCAAGATGGGCGTGCTCCAGGGCTTGTTCCCAATGGGGATCTCACAGTTGGATTATATAAGTTGCATTTTGACACCGCGgaatatttcaaacaaactaCAACCAGATTTTTATATCCATTTGTCGAAATTGTCTTCAATTGTGACGAATTAGGTCATTATCACATTCCATTGTTATTAAATCCTTTCGGGTATTCAACATATCGAGGGACGTAA
- the LOC119657421 gene encoding 5-hydroxyisourate hydrolase isoform X3: MPSHKSLTISTHILDTSRGRAATNVPVTLFKLENDIWKQISQNVTNQDGRAPGLVPNGDLTVGLYKLHFDTAEYFKQTTTRFLYPFVEIVFNCDELGHYHIPLLLNPFGYSTYRGT; the protein is encoded by the coding sequence ATGCCATCCCATAAAAGTCTTACAATATCAACACATATTTTGGATACATCGCGAGGTAGAGCAGCAACGAACGTACCTGTAACACTTTTTAAATTAGAAAACGATATTTGGAAGCAAATAAGTCAAAATGTGACCAATCAAGATGGGCGTGCTCCAGGGCTTGTTCCCAATGGGGATCTCACAGTTGGATTATATAAGTTGCATTTTGACACCGCGgaatatttcaaacaaactaCAACCAGATTTTTATATCCATTTGTCGAAATTGTCTTCAATTGTGACGAATTAGGTCATTATCACATTCCATTGTTATTAAATCCTTTCGGGTATTCAACATATCGAGGGACGTAA